TCCCAccttttttcccagctctgacTTAACAGTACAGTAACAGCTCATGGTTTACTATTTTTAGCACTCACTAAGACTGTGTATTGCCTGTAGCACACAGTAGCAGCATTACATGGCACTTCAGTGAGATAGGGAAAAAGACATACATAcatttatacatatttattgTATCTTTGTAAAAGTAGCATTTGCAGTTACTTTTAAGCATTCACCTCTCTTCTGCTTCAAATGTGCACTTACTGAGAGAAACATCTACTGGCTTTGAAGTCCAAGATTAATACCAATAATACATGCCAGAATCAAGCTTCATTGCTTATTcaatcatagaataccaggttggaagggacctcaaggatcatttgGTCCAACCTTCCTTGGTGAAAGCACGGTCtagatgagatggcccagcacccgCTCCAGCTGAATCCTAAAAGTGTCCaatgttggggaatccaccacttgCCTGGGGATATTATTCCAATGGCTGATTGTTTTCattgtgaaaaattttccttttgtgtccaactggaatctTCCCAGGAGGAACTTGCATTcattacccctcatctttttcatgtgactccttgtaaaaagggagtctccatcttctttgtagctgctcttcaAGTAGTGGAACATGGTGATGAGGTCTGccctaagccttctcttctccaggctgaataaacCCAGTTCTCTCGGCCTTTCCTCATACAGCAGGTTGCCTAgtccttggatcatctttgtgatccttctctggaccctatcccagcctgtccacatcttttttgcatagcagggaccaaaactgaacacaatactccaggtgtggcctgaaTGATGACTTATTTATCTCTGCACGTActgcccttgttgatgcagcccagcatcctgttagctttctttgctgctgcagcacactgttcactcatgttgagcttggTGTCCCCCAAggagccccaggtccctttcacagggctgctctccagccaggtagaacccagcctgtgctgcactcCACAtgttttcccaggtgcaagactttACATCTGTTCTAGTTCCTGTCATGAAAATAGTATACAGTAATAAGAGTGTGGAAAAGGTTTCTGTTAATCTTTTCAGTAACAGGCTGGGTCTTGATTTGCATGACTATGCCATCCTCTTGAGTTGAAGCCCAACACCACTTTCCTGAAAACCAAAGCTCACgtaataacttttttccttttgcatccAGCAGGTGGACAAGGCAGTTGTTTTTTCTACAGCAGCTTCTTTAGTTGGTAAGACTTCCTTATAATCTATAGGAAAACGGTTGCTGTAGACCTTTGTATTTAGAAATGTCTTCTCTTCGTGTAACAGCAAGAAAATACTTAAAGTCTGGCATGTAGTTAAGAGAACTGGGAACAAACCAAATTTCACCCTCGAATAAACAGTTAACTACTATAGATTTCAATCTAACCCACGCACAAAGTTTTACACATACTACAAATAGAAACAGAAGCTATTGGCAAAAGACTATTCTTACAttgtttcaaattaattttgcaaCTATACAATTTTAACTGTaatagaaaaagggaaaggaatatAACAGAACAGGTatgaagagaaatattttccaaactTTTATTTGTGCACATTCATCAGGTGAAAAAGATAACTTTTACAGCTTCTTTGGTGCCCAATATTCAgcatacaaaaatgtaaaagactattcacaaataaaacacaagctcaaactaaaaaaaaaaaatgttttaatggtAGTGCACATCGTGACATCTTTGCTTATGAATACACAGaaattactgcaaaaataaatagaatgtctttttaaaagcagcaatttcATTTCTTGTAAACTTCTGTTTTTACAATACAGCACTGTTAAGAGTAAAATCCAAAAGAACTGGAGTTTATACTGTGGCCATGAGCAAGTAAAAGTGTCTTTACTTCTCTGCTATGGTTGgtccagttttcctttttgcttttagtCCAATGTGCAGCAGTCTTTAAAGGTGCTTGGTTAGGAACCTAACCATCAGTGGTGAATTATAAAACTTATTTCCTGCTTTCAAACACGAATGGATAAATCTGTTCCACAGCACTGGCAACAGCCTTTACGTTTGGCCCTgagacacatttaaaaaaaaagaaaaagaaaaataagaaaaaagcagtCGGAAGAGAAATATCAGAGaattggaaattaaaacaacaagaatatgtttaaaataacaacattttTAGCTACCACAACTTTAAAATgtagacaaaaataattttgcaccCATTGTCCCAAATTAAAGCGATGCTCCTCTAATAATTTTTACGGACAAGAAAAGACTCTAGCATGAAACCTGCAAGATGTTTTACACTAGTCAATGGCTAGATTCCAAATAAATAATCTATCATTTAATTTCCTAACAACTAGGgtgctttttttatttactggCTTAAACAGCCCAGAGAGGAAGGCCAAGGCTGAGTGGCAGaggtaaaagaaataattcttcttATGCTAATCTTATAGGAATTGGTATTACCCAAAGCCTAGCTACTTTcatatcttttaaaaacctaCCAATAAAAAACACTGCTAAATAATGCTGGATTTAACCCAAGTGTGTTTCAGCGTAGGTTATTTTATGTTTGAAAATTACAGGCTATTACTTTCTAGTCTGGATTTTGCAAGTAGGTCCATCACTGATGTCAGGGCAAAACCTGCAAGCCAGGGAATGGCTGTTGTCTCAGGATGAAGCATATGAAGGTTATCAAACATCATCTATGAGcacttgggaaaagaaaatgaattaacTAGTGATGCTTTCTAATGGCACTAGACCACTTTATGCAATGAACAGTTAAGATTGCAAATAAGTGAGCAGTAAGCCAGAATAAATTAATCCTGGATGGAAGTCTGGTGAGGCACATAAACAAAACCATAAATTCCTCATGTgctttaatgacttttttttaacctcactTTAGATTTTTAGCAAGGTACGCATTCACCCCAAACAAGCCTGATGAAAGATACCTGCCTTCTGGGCAGATACTGCACCTTCCTTAAATTTGTCTGCTATCACAGAATTCAAGTTCAGAGAAAGCCTTCAGAAAGTAAGAATATGAGTaggcaaaaaaattattgtaaaaaaacataaaaatgctaCTCCCTGCAGGGTTGAAGAGATGTAAAAACTGGTTTATCATTGCAGGGAGTGTGAGAGaaggaaacagacaaaaaaaaccaaccccaaatcAACACCCTCATCGCTCattttggaggaagaaaaaatagtacTTCGTATTATGCatcagttaattatttttttctcagtatttttaaactcaccccattaaaaagaaaaacatcctcTTATTTTCTCAAGAGCATTTCTGATGTTGTATCTCAAAGTATTTAAGTTTTTGGCATGACAAGTACTAGTACTACAGAAATGTTAATCATCAAAAGGAACCTCATCTGAAGGCACTTGAGCAGGAGTACAGTAAGGATGCAAAGTAatctaaaacatttttagaacaAGAACTGTAAGATTGTGGACATTATTTTTCCCCTAGAAGAAAGGCCTAGGCAAAACAGAAGCCTTCAAAACTGATGTCTGAGATACTTTAAACTCACTCTACCAAATAAAGCAGAATGTAACAAATAAACCAGAAGAAATGCTTACCACATTCACCTACATATTAGAAAGGACAGTTCTGGAAATATGAAAGTGATTTGTCCCATATATGGAGTAGTAAGAACCTTACAAAAGGCTAAATCTCATTAGGATGCTGACAAGACACACTGAGAGCCTTCTATTACTGCAGTGATAGTcaaacttctttattttaaattgagtTTCTAGTTTTGGCTAGTCCAGTTGCTCTGCTCAGAATGTATACTGCAatctttaaatactttttaagcCCTATATTTTCATGTTACCAAATCTGATGGAGTCTGTGTTCTTTGAAAAACAGTTCTCCCAATATCTTGGGAGAAACGTTCCCCATAAAGCCTAGGTATTTGTTAAGGAATTaagatgtgaaaataaaaaacactacCCAATTTCGGAGTACCTGAGCTCTGGTTCAACCACAAGACAGAATTCCCACTAAAGTGATACGTTTTTTTTGGTTCTGTACCATTTTAACATGTATTCTCTAAAAAAAACTGACTTAATGTATCTGGAAACCTGTGGTGGGCACCTCACAAGCAAACATAATGAAGAGTGGAAAATGAGAATTAggacaagagaggaaaaacccTGCCATGGCTTATCCAAGACCCAGGACAATCACATGTCTGACTACATGGGAAAAATCACTGATGCCTGTGATTCAGGTGGTGCTTCTCTCTCAGTTGTGCTTTAACAGAAAATGGCACAAGTCTGAAGAACTGCAAGCATTGGTCACCTTCAGTTATGACAAAATGCTATGCTATCCTATCCATTTCCCTAAATCTCCAGCTTGGAAACATGTATTTATGAAAGGTACCTTATGTTACATGCAGCGTAAATTTACAGCATTATGaagacaagacaaaaaaaaccccacaacaaacaggaagaaaatgcaaatagttAATTACACAAATAACCCCTGCATTCTCAAGTCctatctcattttttttttaaataaaaaacactaTGTACATTCAGtcaaagttttttttaattcttctggcACTTTTCACTGAGAAACAAACTAGGTGCTAGCACTGGGAAACAAAATCCCTTCAACATATCTTTTGACTGTTTTAAACATCTTATTTTCCTAAACCTACTCACTCTAAAGTTAAATATTCCCAacaagttaaatatttatttttgacATCAAAATACCTGTAACTGTGATACTGCCTGTGGAAAAAATCTGTAAGGTAGCTCTGAGAGTTTTTATTCTGTAACACACGGCAGGATGAAGTTCTGGTTCAtaactagaaaacaaaataaaaggtaaaaaagatAGATctagaactgaaaaaataaaatcttaagaaGTATATGAAGATTATAATGCTTTAAAATCCTACCATACCTCGCATGAGGTCTGTTATTCTTCGTGAATTCTGGCAATCTGATCTCAAAGGGCATGTTGCACACTGCTAAAACATTCACAACtttaaaatctgtgaaaattaccttttcaaaagagagggaaaaaagacaTTACAAATTCAGTTTAAGGTGAGGCATATGTATggcttgcaaaaaaataataattagaagAACACCAATTAGAGTATTTTGATGAGATTTCAAAATGAACACCTTGCGAGGGATGCCTTTCTAATAGGAATCTAAACAGTGCTTAATGGACTCAAATCACTTACTTTATCCTTCTATAGTACAGTAATGGTTGAACTAGATACTTCACAGTTGTATTGCATGGTTATAGTACAGTTAAAGAATGAGATACAGAAGTAACTCATGTTGCTGTACTAAGCACTTCCAAATcaaaaataaactaaattaaataGCTCACAAAGCATCAAAATAAGCAGACAAAAAGCTTACATTTCATTGTTACATGAATTTTATGCAATTTGAAAACTTCTTTAATTCTTTTACTTGTTGCTGTACACTGTTTTTATTGAAGCTAAGAAATAAGAactaaaaataatgataaatcagaaaaaaggtgactctatttttgtttcaaatctcCAGTGGCCAGTATGGCAAGCTGTTTTGCTACTCCCATTACTTTCTGAAAGCCAGGACAAACTACTGGCTCTCAATTATTCTTTACCACAGCCATTTTAGATGACAATAAAATAGCCCACATAAAAttcttaaacaaacaaatgcacTGCTAAGAAGTCAGTGTTGACAACATCACTGAAGAAACTTCTGTTCATTTTCTGAACCTGCCTAAACTTAAAATGACCATTCCTCAGTCAAAACTTTTTAGAAAGATCCTACCAGTAGCAGCAACTTATCCTTACAAAAGGTCGATTTATCAGTTTATTCTTCAAAATACATTCTACCTAAACTGCTCACTTTATAATAAAATTTGGTGTGTCCACCCTGGAAGCACTGTTTACCTTACCAATTTAATGTTCCATTCCAGCTTTTAAGAGGCTGGGTCTGCATCTAGTGTATGCAGACGTTAACAGTAAAGAGTCTCTAACTTCTACTTGGGTCTCATGCAGAATTACCAGGACAGCCTGTCATCACTGCCTTTATATACTGCCACCACAGGTAGCCCCTCCTTGCCAAAAGACAGCCACTGTGTCTATTTAATTGCCTGTCTGTAAACTGAAGCTATGGGTAAACAGCACAACTGACTACTGGGAAATTTTATAGTACTAAAACGTGCCATGTTAAGTCACACATGTTGCTGTTTTTCAACCTTTGCTATGAAAGACTAGTGGTGTTTTGACTGGTAATGTTAActcaaacccagaaaaaaaaaagaagagtttaaTGTCCTAAGTATTTTACTTGGCTTACTTCCTGCTGTGCAATCTGACAGCACGGaagcacttttttcccctgtcctTAATTAAAGAGGCTCAAACTTGCCCTTAACAAATGGACATGCGCTTGCTATTCCatcagaaagaagagaaaataatgttcAAATGACAGTTAGGTTTATACTCTTCAGCACTCCTTCCAAGTAAATCTTTCAAGATACTGTAGATGCTATCCAAGAAACATCTGTGGGTGGTTCATTTATTAAACAAATGTTGTTGTTCATTAGCCAGTGAAGAAGCGCTATTCTGAGCTTGCCAAACGAAACTCAAATCTAGAAAATAAACCAGTTTCTCTTTAACCAGCACCTGGAAAGTGTATGCCAACACAAAAGGGGAGTATGAGTGAAAACATGCTCACTGCTAAGTGGTTATGCTCCTTCATTCTTGTTTCCTTCTAAAAAATGGACTACCAGCATTGCTTTAGTCATACAAGTCCTTTTTCATTAGAATTACCTGAAAACCTAGTTTCTGAAGACTACGAGCTAATCGTCTGGCACCAAATTTAGCTtcttcttcactgtaagggagaaagaaaggaatctAGCATTAACAGAAATAGAGTACATATTTGTGAGTACACATACCGCAACAGCCACTCAGACAGCAAATGAACCCGTTACATCATGTAGTGCATGAACTATGATCATATGGACAGCCTTCAAGTTATCCTACTGCACCTATTACATTTTAACTATCTAGATATGCAAACAGAGTTCTTTATGCCCTGTTTGAAGAGTACCTTGGTACTTGGCTGAGGTGAGAGATATATTTTGGTCATACATGGCACTAAATACTCTGAAGATACAACTATGATCACAGGTAGTCTGGACTTAGCATCCTGAACGACCATCTTCCATTTGAGACAGAGATCATATACAGAAAGAATGCAATCTTAATATTGTACCTTATCTTTACTCCACAATGCAGACATATCTTAAAGGAATTCAGCAGCTAAGAATTTAGCAAGTCTCAGATGTAGCTGACCTGAGAGTgtgcttttgcttctttctaGTTTCTCAAGAATGTGTAACTTGTTTTAATTCAGGTGGGTTTTCATGAAAGGATAAGAGATCTTGCTCAGAAAAAGTCATCTCTTTCGAAGTTTCAAGTTCTGGCTAAAAACACAGTTCTCAAATCCAGTGATCCAGTGTGAGTGAATATTAACAGTGGCAAGCACTGCCTCCTGCCATCTTCTTAACTTGCAACATCgtattttgaaatgcagaagaatTTACAGTTAGAGAAAGAATCTTCATTAACTCACCTTGTGGCTCCTGTGCAAATAACTTTTCCTGAGGACCAAATGGTGGCTGTAATCCTAGGTTTCCTAAGCTTCATTAAcactttctaaaaagaaaaagaaaaatggaagatttGGGAATTAGTGGTAGTTCAATTTCCTACTGGAAACAAAAGTAGCCAACTGCCAGATAAATAAACTGTTACAATAATAatacttcctttattttttatagcCTAAACTGTTCCTTCATCTctttcagtaaaaacaaaaaacaaaaccaaacaacaagaaaaacaacagctcCTGAGACAAGCAAAATAAGTACAGACTATCTCAGCCAGTGATTCAGAGTTCACAGAATATTAAATGAAGCTATTTTAATCCAAATAAAAAGCTGAATGCCAtgaacactgtattttttttttcttattacagTGACACCTGCATTACTGACTCCTTatcagaatatattttcttgACAAACCACCAAATTCTGGGAGGCAAAATGGATCCTGACGTGTAAGAGGTCTCATCACACACCTTATACCAAATATTTACCTCACTAGTTGCAGTCTTTTGAGACAATATTTACCCACTCCCCTGATTGCATATTTACTGTATAACAAACTACATGCCTATCAAgacataaatacagaaataaaactatgCTTTTTTCTATCCACTAGATATCAGTCATAAGAATGTTTAGCTTAAAGAATATTGATAAAAACAGGTAATTGAGGTATGTTGAATATCTTACCCCAACATCACGCTTGTATATCACATTTGCTCCCTCTAGTGCGATCTTCCTCAAGTTTAAATGacatcttgttttaaaaacacacactacatttgtgattaaaatgtcCAATGCAACATCACTGTCTGCATCCATTGGGGTGATTTACAACTCAATCTTCCCACCAGCTCACCATGAAGATCACATcctgagaaatgaaaatgataaAATTAAACATACCAGTAGAAAATTGCCTATTAACGCCATTGTATACATCTGTCCCTTAAATGAGACAAGAAGCAGAAGTGACTACACTCTGACTCATGTAAGTTAACTAAATGTATTTGGGGATGGGGAGAGTCTGCATCCTGTATGCTAGAGGTTACTTGTTTGAAGCCATGTTGCCAGACTTAACAGAAATAAATCACgtatacataaatacatatatatatctatctaaATAAAATAGCTAAACTTGCCAGTTAAATATGTTACAACTCTTACCACCTATATTAGGACAGAGTAAAGATTACTGAAACTTTTTCCATAGCTCCAGTGGATAATCTTTTCTCAGCTCATTTGAGGATGTCACTAGACACTTCAGGAAAATGCACTTCTCTGACTGGTGAAGTTGGTAATTCTGAACAGATTGACATTTGTGTTGGAATGGATGAGACTACTGAATAACTCCAAACTAAGAAGGGTCACAAAGACTGCAGTCTGTAGACAGCCTGCTACTGCAGCTTTCCCATCTTCATCCAGCACTCTTGGCCTAACTCTCCCAATCTAATAGCACAATGGGAACTATACAAAAGGttctggtggcagcagcagcctggtctgAGCTGCAGTGGCCTCTCACCCCTTCGGCACCGCCCATGGGAACTGCACAGAATGAGTGCATTGTACGTCCAGAATGGCTGCCAGTGCCTCTGAGGAAATGCATAAGGGACTGTGAAGGCAGAGCATGGCTGCCCAGGGCACACACAGCAAGCCTAAGGAAGCCAGAGAGCATCCAGTCTGCCCATGCACACCAAGGACAACACTCCTAACACAGCTCATCCATGGGAAGAGGATGACAAGACAGGGAATTGGGCTATGGCTCAGCCCAATGCGGGCTACCCCACATCTCTTCTGTAAGAACACCAAAGCCAAGAGAGCAGATACCTCAAATACATCTCAGGTGAAGTATTTTgggaaagcagaggggaaaagaacATTGGTATACAGTGAAAAGGACTTGCATCAAAAGTTCTGTAGTTCATTAAGAATTTTTGGTTTGTAGAAGAATGTAAAAATCTTAGTTTTACTCCAGGAGAAGTAGCTTAAGTAGGACATAGCCGAGCAGATAGAGGCAGTATTATCTTGATCCATTAATCTAAATGTTTAGTAGTATTTAATCCAAAACGAAatcaacagaaagcaaagagcaaaataaaagaataacaGATTTATGAAATACTCTCCATGGTCATTGTGATGGAAAAAGTGGAAGACTATGCAGAACAACAATACACAAAACAGACTGTAATGCATTTGTATCACTTTAAATGCTTTGGCTTTACATTCTGTATCAGAAATCCTCAAGACACAAAGTTAAtattattattagtatttttatcTGACTATTACTTCCTAAACATCATGCCATAGTCTCTAATCAAGAACTCAGTCAAGGTGCTTGACTACAACTCATTGACACTACAGAAGCAATAAACTACAAGGCAGATGTGCATCATGTAGGGTCAACTGCTGGGATGGTTGCTGCTTCTACTGTGCACCTTGTTCCTGGCTGAGGGAATTATTCTGGAATTGCTGACTTGTCCAATATAAGGAAAGGCAAGATGGAtgttaacacagaaaaaagatgaagaaacagcaagagaaaatgagaaaaaccaAAGGCTATGTGTAGGGGtgcaaagc
The Apus apus isolate bApuApu2 chromosome 3, bApuApu2.pri.cur, whole genome shotgun sequence genome window above contains:
- the TBPL1 gene encoding TATA box-binding protein-like 1, coding for MDADSDVALDILITNVVCVFKTRCHLNLRKIALEGANVIYKRDVGKVLMKLRKPRITATIWSSGKVICTGATSEEEAKFGARRLARSLQKLGFQVIFTDFKVVNVLAVCNMPFEIRLPEFTKNNRPHASYEPELHPAVCYRIKTLRATLQIFSTGSITVTGPNVKAVASAVEQIYPFVFESRK